A stretch of the Poseidonibacter parvus genome encodes the following:
- the grpE gene encoding nucleotide exchange factor GrpE translates to MSEEKKEELQTEEVQETETEVITDEVPAKEETVESVKAELEEKLKEAEDKYLRVHADFENIKKRLEKEKYNAIDYASEKFAKDLLAPIDSLEMALAAEEAAKDMPADELLAKLKEGVELTIKNFYTAFEKHDISTVETDGDFDPNFHDAVMQIDSPDHEDGQIVQRLQKGYKLKERLLRPAMVSICKK, encoded by the coding sequence TTGAGCGAAGAAAAAAAAGAAGAATTACAAACAGAAGAAGTACAAGAGACTGAAACGGAAGTTATAACAGATGAAGTACCAGCAAAAGAAGAAACAGTTGAAAGCGTTAAAGCTGAATTAGAAGAAAAATTAAAAGAGGCAGAAGATAAGTATTTAAGAGTACATGCTGATTTTGAAAATATTAAAAAAAGATTAGAAAAAGAAAAATATAATGCAATTGATTATGCAAGTGAAAAATTTGCAAAAGATTTATTAGCACCAATTGATTCTTTGGAAATGGCACTAGCAGCAGAAGAAGCAGCAAAAGATATGCCAGCTGATGAATTATTAGCAAAATTAAAAGAAGGTGTTGAGTTAACAATTAAAAACTTCTATACAGCTTTTGAAAAACATGATATTTCAACAGTAGAAACAGATGGAGATTTTGATCCAAACTTCCACGATGCTGTAATGCAAATTGATAGCCCAGATCATGAAGATGGACAAATTGTTCAAAGACTTCAAAAAGGTTATAAATTAAAAGAAAGATTATTGAGACCAGCAATGGTTTCTATTTGTAAGAAATAG
- a CDS encoding heat-shock protein, with protein sequence MIDKKEFLLQSIIKAYIEHLEPIGSTQLKSMYDITYSPATIRGYFKKLGDEGYLAQEHISSGRTPTTEALKEYWKTKLNFDVTDINLKALQYYASEVEVSVFIKKEKSDILKDVLNVEDKYMILEFSSFAISVKFSDALYRFLQDMRGLTLKDILKISKDVGAYDICEAINQTLQNSDFEIFNYKEFLNLALTYDFDELTINKFLKGQILDELDEGLYFEGFLPIGYIGICHYCKINNEDVKMLVIGQLPKNYEYFYKKITTF encoded by the coding sequence ATGATTGATAAAAAAGAGTTTTTATTACAGTCTATTATTAAAGCATATATAGAACACTTAGAACCAATTGGTTCTACGCAGTTAAAATCTATGTATGATATCACTTATTCTCCTGCAACAATTAGAGGTTATTTTAAAAAATTAGGTGATGAAGGTTATCTAGCTCAAGAGCATATAAGTAGTGGAAGAACTCCAACAACTGAAGCTTTAAAAGAGTATTGGAAAACAAAACTTAATTTTGATGTTACAGATATAAATTTAAAAGCATTACAATATTATGCTTCTGAAGTAGAAGTATCAGTATTTATTAAAAAAGAAAAGTCTGATATTTTAAAAGATGTTTTAAATGTAGAAGATAAATATATGATATTAGAATTTTCTTCATTTGCCATATCTGTTAAGTTTTCAGATGCATTATATAGATTTTTACAAGATATGAGAGGTCTTACGTTAAAAGATATTTTAAAAATATCTAAAGATGTTGGAGCTTATGACATTTGTGAAGCTATTAACCAAACTTTACAAAATTCAGATTTTGAAATCTTTAATTATAAAGAGTTTTTAAATCTTGCCTTAACATATGATTTTGATGAATTGACTATAAATAAGTTTTTAAAAGGTCAAATTTTAGATGAATTGGATGAAGGTTTATATTTTGAAGGTTTCTTACCTATTGGATATATAGGTATTTGTCATTATTGCAAAATTAATAACGAAGATGTGAAGATGCTAGTAATTGGGCAACTTCCAAAAAATTATGAATATTTTTATAAAAAAATTACAACTTTTTAG
- a CDS encoding TAXI family TRAP transporter solute-binding subunit: protein MKKIATMTLLGALTIPAFAAEFVTIGTGGVTGTYYPTGGAICRLVNKYKKETKIRCSVESTGGSVYNINTIKNGELDFGIAQSDVVYQASNGTGKFDGKQVKKLKSVMAIYPELLTLVTRKDANINGIADVKGKRINLGNPGSGNEATALTLFDASGIKKDDLSFAGALKASEMPDALRDNKIDGYFYMVGHPTANIKDASNSVDVKITPLEGSNIDSLIKKYPYFAKADVPAGMYKGNPDATPTFGVKAVLVTSDDVSEKAVYTVIKAILENFDDFKKLHPAYSNITKKSLLDGLSAPLHEGAKKYFKEAGLL, encoded by the coding sequence ATGAAAAAAATCGCAACAATGACTTTATTAGGTGCTTTAACAATTCCAGCATTCGCAGCTGAGTTTGTTACTATAGGAACTGGTGGTGTTACTGGTACTTATTATCCAACAGGTGGTGCTATTTGTAGACTTGTAAACAAGTACAAGAAGGAAACAAAAATCAGATGTTCAGTTGAATCAACTGGTGGTTCTGTTTACAATATTAATACTATTAAAAATGGTGAATTAGATTTTGGTATTGCACAATCTGATGTTGTATATCAAGCTTCTAATGGAACTGGTAAATTTGATGGTAAACAAGTTAAAAAATTAAAATCTGTTATGGCTATCTACCCTGAATTATTAACATTAGTTACAAGAAAAGATGCAAATATTAATGGTATTGCAGATGTTAAAGGTAAAAGAATTAACTTAGGAAACCCAGGTTCAGGTAATGAAGCTACAGCTTTAACTTTATTTGATGCAAGTGGAATTAAAAAAGATGATTTATCATTTGCTGGTGCTTTAAAAGCTTCTGAAATGCCTGATGCATTAAGAGATAATAAAATTGATGGTTACTTCTACATGGTAGGACATCCAACTGCAAATATCAAAGATGCTTCTAATTCTGTTGATGTAAAAATCACTCCTTTAGAAGGTTCAAATATTGACTCATTAATCAAAAAATATCCATATTTTGCAAAAGCTGATGTTCCAGCTGGAATGTACAAAGGTAACCCTGATGCAACTCCTACATTTGGTGTTAAAGCGGTATTAGTTACAAGTGATGATGTAAGTGAAAAAGCTGTTTATACAGTAATCAAAGCTATTTTAGAAAACTTTGATGATTTCAAAAAACTTCACCCAGCATACAGCAACATTACTAAAAAATCTTTATTAGATGGTTTATCTGCTCCATTACATGAAGGTGCTAAAAAATACTTCAAAGAAGCAGGATTATTATAA
- a CDS encoding TRAP transporter permease codes for MALYEEKAHKLSELEEEQARESEAVVNELEGQRVFGAQHYEFWLISGISLLWSLFQLYIVVEPINSTITRSIHLSFGILLAFLIYPMFKKTYFLQKIRWFGFTLAAIGVGTASYIAVFYEEISQRPGDYIALDIIVALVGIVILLEAGRRVLGFALSIIAIVFLSYDVLGPYMPELIIHKGASLNKLAGHMFLTTEGIFGVPLGVSAGFVFLFVLFGSLLDKAGAGEYFINLAFAMLGKYRGGPAKASVVASGFTGIISGSSIANTVTTGTFTIPLMKKAGFRPEQAGAVEVASSTNGQLMPPVMGAAAFIIAEFLGMAYTDVIVAAFIPAFVSYFALFYIVHLEALKLGLKGMNDEDIPPKWKTFITGIHYLIPIFFLMYTLMVLRESAASAAFNAIMLLMLLMVVQHPFRAFLAKEKITRDVMLSGFVDILAGMISGAKNMVPIAIATALAGIVVGSITLTGLGQVLLEVIEELSGGNIFIILFLAAFVSLILGMGLPTTANYIVMASLTAPVILILAADNGYFIPAIAAHLFVFYFGILADDTPPVGLAAYAAAGIAKADPIKTGIQGFKYDIRTAILPFMFFFNPELLLISGVDELNPANPQGWIWITNPVEILVIFTTAFIGMVAFSCFTQGYFVVKTNIFERFIFLAVVPFMFLPKIMESYFSLPSHYLSYAIGLAIFGLIYIFQKAKQKAESTSPSEVTL; via the coding sequence ATGGCTCTTTATGAAGAGAAAGCTCACAAGCTTAGTGAATTAGAAGAAGAACAAGCCCGAGAAAGTGAAGCTGTTGTAAATGAACTTGAAGGACAAAGAGTCTTTGGAGCACAGCACTATGAATTCTGGTTAATATCAGGAATTTCACTTTTATGGTCATTATTTCAACTATATATAGTTGTAGAACCAATTAACTCTACAATTACAAGATCAATACACTTATCATTTGGTATTTTATTAGCATTCTTAATTTACCCAATGTTTAAAAAAACATATTTTTTACAAAAGATTAGATGGTTTGGATTTACGCTCGCTGCTATTGGAGTAGGAACTGCATCATATATTGCAGTATTTTATGAAGAAATATCACAAAGACCTGGAGATTATATAGCCTTAGATATTATTGTAGCTCTTGTTGGTATTGTTATCTTACTTGAAGCAGGAAGAAGAGTATTAGGTTTTGCACTTAGTATTATTGCTATAGTATTCTTATCTTACGATGTACTTGGACCTTATATGCCTGAACTTATTATTCATAAGGGTGCAAGTTTAAATAAACTTGCAGGTCATATGTTCTTAACAACTGAAGGTATCTTTGGTGTTCCATTAGGTGTATCTGCTGGTTTTGTATTCCTATTTGTTTTATTTGGTTCATTACTTGATAAAGCAGGAGCTGGTGAGTACTTTATCAATCTAGCATTTGCAATGCTTGGTAAATATAGAGGTGGTCCTGCAAAAGCATCTGTTGTTGCATCTGGATTTACTGGAATTATTTCAGGTTCATCAATTGCAAATACAGTAACAACAGGAACTTTTACAATTCCACTTATGAAAAAAGCAGGATTCAGGCCAGAACAAGCAGGTGCAGTTGAAGTTGCATCTTCAACAAATGGACAACTTATGCCTCCTGTTATGGGTGCTGCTGCTTTTATTATTGCAGAGTTTTTAGGAATGGCTTATACAGATGTTATTGTTGCAGCATTTATTCCTGCTTTTGTTTCTTATTTTGCACTGTTTTATATTGTTCATTTAGAAGCACTTAAACTTGGTCTTAAAGGAATGAATGATGAAGATATTCCACCAAAATGGAAGACATTTATTACAGGTATTCACTATTTAATTCCTATATTCTTCTTAATGTATACACTAATGGTATTAAGAGAAAGTGCGGCAAGTGCAGCATTTAATGCAATTATGTTACTTATGCTTTTAATGGTAGTACAACATCCATTTAGAGCCTTCCTTGCAAAAGAGAAAATTACAAGAGATGTAATGCTTAGTGGTTTTGTTGATATTTTAGCAGGAATGATAAGTGGTGCTAAAAATATGGTTCCTATTGCAATTGCAACTGCCTTAGCAGGTATTGTAGTTGGATCTATTACATTAACTGGATTAGGTCAAGTATTACTTGAAGTAATTGAAGAGTTATCTGGTGGAAATATCTTTATTATATTATTCCTTGCAGCATTTGTATCTTTAATTCTAGGAATGGGATTACCAACAACTGCAAACTATATTGTAATGGCTTCATTAACAGCACCTGTAATTTTAATTCTTGCAGCTGATAATGGATACTTTATTCCAGCAATTGCAGCGCATTTATTTGTATTTTACTTTGGTATTTTAGCCGATGATACCCCACCTGTTGGACTTGCAGCTTACGCTGCTGCTGGTATTGCAAAAGCTGATCCTATTAAAACAGGTATTCAAGGATTTAAATACGATATTAGAACAGCGATTTTACCATTTATGTTCTTCTTTAATCCAGAGTTATTACTGATTTCTGGAGTTGATGAGCTAAATCCTGCAAATCCACAAGGATGGATTTGGATTACAAATCCTGTTGAAATATTAGTTATATTTACAACTGCGTTTATAGGAATGGTAGCCTTTTCTTGTTTTACTCAAGGATATTTTGTTGTAAAAACAAATATATTTGAAAGATTTATATTCTTAGCTGTAGTTCCATTTATGTTCTTACCAAAGATTATGGAATCTTACTTTAGCTTACCAAGTCATTACTTATCGTACGCGATAGGTTTAGCTATATTTGGATTAATTTACATTTTCCAAAAAGCAAAACAGAAAGCTGAAAGTACATCACCTTCTGAAGTAACATTATAA
- a CDS encoding response regulator transcription factor, whose translation MSNLTTRVLLVEDEDVARKTLAFYLNTIFDEVVLACDGQEGFSILKDNVENNKTFDLVLTDLNMPNVDGMGMIDLIRELIPNQRFIIVSAHKNEEDLLKLINLRVLGYFLKPLNIDNMMEMLQKAKEEVLEDKKETLTNENFVTLNKTYTYDLSSDKLYNHETIVKLSKKESDILQVLIKSLGEVISVEKFKEAVWNDIDTNDSAFRTVMKRLKDKIIDDDFIVSHKGYGYIIEKLFVK comes from the coding sequence ATGAGTAATTTGACAACAAGAGTACTTTTAGTTGAAGATGAAGATGTTGCAAGAAAAACCCTTGCTTTTTATTTAAATACAATTTTTGATGAAGTAGTATTAGCTTGTGATGGACAAGAAGGTTTTTCAATTTTAAAAGATAATGTTGAAAATAATAAAACTTTTGATTTAGTTTTAACAGACTTAAATATGCCAAATGTTGATGGTATGGGAATGATTGATTTAATTAGAGAGCTTATTCCAAATCAAAGATTTATAATTGTAAGTGCCCATAAAAATGAAGAAGATTTATTAAAATTAATTAACCTAAGAGTTTTAGGATATTTCTTAAAACCTCTAAATATTGATAATATGATGGAAATGCTACAAAAAGCAAAAGAAGAAGTATTAGAAGATAAAAAAGAAACTCTTACAAATGAAAATTTTGTAACACTAAATAAAACTTATACTTATGATTTATCAAGTGATAAGCTTTATAATCATGAGACGATTGTAAAACTTTCAAAAAAGGAATCAGATATCTTACAAGTACTTATAAAATCACTTGGAGAGGTTATATCTGTTGAGAAGTTTAAAGAAGCTGTTTGGAATGATATAGATACGAATGACTCTGCTTTTAGAACTGTAATGAAAAGATTAAAAGATAAAATTATTGATGATGATTTTATTGTATCTCATAAAGGTTATGGATATATAATCGAAAAACTTTTTGTAAAATAG
- a CDS encoding PAS domain-containing protein encodes MFFKKKKFYTLLDIRKQIVYTPLIFVILLAVVSSIVLYFFLTYQENNKVKLLIQSDNFYKTDELKNYISNIKYNTSANFDDLEIELSNSVYELNGYIKSSLFDNKNLDLVKFERYIDELENNRDIKFLLFDTNNYNILHGDLLIENLAKLTNSKIKTDKFIKHMLENIKYMGDNNLMYWIDNTKENIQLSYFKYVKGKELFLGAFSKVDDMNLLTRKVILETIAAKSKNINNAYFCFYDKNKATVFNYYGKSQEINTSEIKDFSKIKNKSLSHSFSKYQYEIFIKETFLEDEVRRIKGDYEYKIIMSFLTIIFVALLLITTSNIFGRFINTIFNRYNKRIETKNALYKKWKERYELAIIASNDGLWDINLETNEIFFSNKWLDMFGYKRDDINNFEQWLNLIHKDDKEKVLKRYKAHLESKSEHFSCEYRLKSKSNQYKWMLVRGKAFKKGKSNRMLMMSMDIDNRMKLTKELRNVELLTEFGRIVIFRWLNDEDLTVKFVSKSIETYGYKTTDFLSNDVKYFELVYKDDIDNLKKVIKTAIENDASSFTNIHRVVENSGNIKWVYNRSILVKDDHGNVIGLYGYLNDINEMKLNEEELKQKVELEVEKNIKKDRLLVQQNKLASMGEMLGNISHQWRQPLNNINLLLYFIRDNFDKFSKEEMHDSIKSAKVQIDYMSQTIDDFRNFYQPTKDKKYFDIKDSIKKSSKIIQALFERNNINLEIIGSDVKINSYENEFEQVIVNILNNASDAKLIKAKTIKFDAKVLINISKDDEDITISIFNNCGNVDDTILDKMFEPYFTTKFENQGTGIGLYMTKTIIEKNMNGTIDAINKDDGVEFIIKLKC; translated from the coding sequence ATGTTTTTTAAAAAAAAGAAATTTTATACATTATTAGATATACGAAAACAAATTGTATATACTCCTTTGATTTTTGTAATTTTATTAGCTGTTGTTTCTTCTATAGTCTTATATTTTTTCCTGACATACCAAGAAAACAATAAAGTTAAACTTCTTATTCAAAGTGATAACTTTTATAAGACAGATGAGCTTAAAAATTATATTAGTAATATAAAATACAATACAAGTGCAAATTTTGATGATTTAGAAATAGAATTAAGTAATAGTGTTTATGAGTTAAATGGATATATCAAGTCCTCATTATTTGATAACAAAAACTTAGATTTAGTAAAATTTGAGAGATATATAGATGAACTTGAAAATAATCGTGATATAAAGTTTTTACTATTTGATACAAATAATTATAATATTTTACATGGTGATCTATTAATTGAGAACTTAGCGAAACTTACAAACTCTAAAATTAAAACAGATAAGTTCATAAAACACATGCTTGAAAATATCAAATACATGGGTGATAATAATCTAATGTATTGGATAGATAATACAAAAGAAAATATTCAACTAAGTTACTTTAAATATGTAAAAGGGAAAGAGCTTTTCTTAGGAGCTTTTTCAAAAGTTGATGATATGAATCTTTTAACTAGAAAAGTAATATTAGAAACAATTGCTGCAAAAAGTAAAAATATAAACAATGCATATTTTTGTTTTTATGATAAAAATAAAGCTACAGTTTTCAACTATTATGGAAAATCTCAAGAAATAAATACTAGTGAAATTAAAGACTTTAGTAAGATAAAAAATAAAAGCTTGTCTCATAGCTTTTCTAAATATCAATATGAAATATTTATAAAAGAGACATTTTTAGAAGATGAGGTTAGAAGAATAAAAGGTGACTACGAATACAAAATAATTATGAGTTTTCTAACTATTATTTTTGTTGCACTTCTTTTAATTACAACTTCAAATATTTTTGGTAGATTTATTAATACTATTTTTAATAGATACAACAAAAGAATAGAGACAAAGAATGCTTTATATAAAAAATGGAAAGAGAGATATGAGTTAGCAATTATTGCTTCAAATGATGGTTTATGGGATATAAACCTTGAAACAAATGAAATATTTTTCTCCAATAAATGGCTTGATATGTTTGGCTATAAAAGAGATGATATAAATAACTTCGAGCAGTGGTTAAACTTAATTCATAAAGATGATAAAGAAAAAGTATTAAAAAGATACAAAGCTCATTTAGAATCTAAAAGTGAACATTTTTCTTGTGAATATAGATTAAAATCAAAATCAAATCAATACAAATGGATGTTAGTTAGAGGAAAAGCTTTTAAAAAAGGCAAGTCTAATAGAATGCTAATGATGTCAATGGATATTGATAATAGAATGAAGCTTACAAAAGAGTTGCGTAATGTTGAACTTCTTACAGAGTTTGGAAGAATTGTAATTTTCAGGTGGCTTAATGATGAAGATTTAACAGTTAAATTTGTTTCAAAAAGTATTGAAACATACGGATATAAAACAACAGATTTTTTAAGTAATGATGTTAAGTATTTTGAGTTAGTTTATAAAGATGATATTGATAATTTAAAGAAAGTTATAAAAACTGCAATTGAAAATGATGCAAGTTCTTTTACAAACATTCATAGAGTTGTTGAGAATTCAGGAAATATTAAATGGGTATACAATAGAAGTATCTTAGTAAAAGATGACCATGGCAATGTAATTGGTTTATATGGCTATTTAAATGATATTAATGAAATGAAATTAAATGAAGAAGAATTAAAACAAAAAGTTGAACTAGAAGTAGAAAAGAATATTAAAAAAGATAGATTACTTGTACAACAAAATAAGTTAGCATCAATGGGTGAAATGCTTGGGAATATTTCACATCAATGGAGACAACCTCTTAATAATATTAATTTACTACTATATTTTATTAGAGATAATTTTGATAAGTTTTCAAAAGAAGAAATGCATGATTCTATAAAAAGTGCAAAAGTACAAATAGATTATATGTCACAAACAATTGATGATTTCAGAAATTTTTATCAGCCAACAAAAGATAAAAAATATTTTGATATAAAAGATTCAATCAAGAAAAGCTCAAAAATTATACAAGCTTTATTTGAAAGAAATAATATAAATTTAGAAATTATTGGAAGTGATGTAAAGATTAATTCTTATGAAAATGAGTTTGAACAAGTAATAGTAAATATTTTAAATAATGCAAGTGATGCAAAGCTAATAAAAGCAAAAACAATAAAATTTGATGCAAAGGTATTAATCAATATTAGTAAAGATGATGAAGACATAACAATTTCAATTTTTAATAATTGTGGTAATGTTGATGATACAATTCTTGATAAAATGTTTGAACCTTATTTTACTACAAAGTTTGAAAACCAAGGTACTGGAATTGGACTTTATATGACAAAAACAATTATAGAAAAAAACATGAATGGAACAATTGATGCAATTAATAAAGATGATGGGGTAGAGTTTATAATCAAATTAAAGTGTTAA
- the truA gene encoding tRNA pseudouridine(38-40) synthase TruA — MNVKFVISYDGSLYKGSQKQPNKQTIEDKLLQSFKRINIETKIILSGRTDKDVHASGQVFNCQIPDFWTNFSKLKDTLNQQLPLSIRIHNIKKVKDDFHSRFHAKKRVYRYFITTKDITAFNNKFITQAKNIDEVKIKEAIKEFIGVHDFEYFHKQGSDKEITVREIYDTRFYKYKDIYVFKFTANSYLRSQIRLMVGFLLKISEGKLEIKDLKAQLAKEKNIHRLPALANGLYLAKVIY; from the coding sequence ATGAATGTTAAATTTGTTATTTCTTATGATGGGTCTTTATATAAAGGCTCTCAAAAGCAACCTAATAAACAAACAATAGAAGACAAACTTCTTCAAAGTTTTAAAAGAATAAATATTGAAACTAAAATAATTCTAAGTGGAAGAACAGATAAAGATGTTCATGCAAGTGGACAAGTTTTTAACTGCCAAATCCCAGATTTTTGGACAAATTTTTCAAAATTAAAAGATACTTTAAATCAACAACTTCCCTTATCTATTAGAATACATAATATTAAAAAAGTAAAAGATGATTTTCATTCAAGATTTCATGCAAAAAAAAGAGTGTATAGATATTTTATAACTACAAAAGATATCACAGCTTTTAATAATAAGTTTATAACACAAGCAAAAAATATTGATGAAGTAAAAATAAAAGAAGCTATAAAAGAGTTTATTGGTGTTCATGACTTTGAATACTTTCATAAGCAAGGAAGTGATAAAGAAATTACAGTAAGAGAAATATATGATACAAGATTTTATAAGTACAAAGATATTTATGTATTTAAATTTACGGCAAATTCTTATTTAAGATCTCAAATTAGATTAATGGTTGGTTTTTTATTGAAAATATCAGAAGGAAAACTTGAGATAAAAGATTTAAAAGCTCAATTAGCAAAAGAAAAAAACATTCATAGGCTTCCTGCTCTTGCTAATGGTTTATATTTGGCGAAAGTGATTTACTAA
- a CDS encoding LptF/LptG family permease, translating to MKLKQYLYSQLAITFFPIFLGLYFITSIVFLVKIASLTSIITINFFELFTLYAYVIPQIIFYTMPISFFISLVITLSKLASEYELTVITSFGLNPVKILKIFLPLTLVLSTALLVISVGLIPKTKFLTKQFIDAKTKEANFNIKASEFGQKFGDWLIYIKNKEDKVYNEIKLFKTENGKEQFILSKTAILDNDKGNLSFRLNDGKAFFVDGSEVNQIDFKSMHINDSITGSKLGIFTTTYEYWKSNIAKGKDIDDLSFFVLTSLFPVLSLFLVITFGYFNPRYEKNRAVTYSLISIVLYYVLIKAIGDSLLLHALYLIPAIWLVATYLLYTKTVKKEY from the coding sequence TTGAAATTAAAACAATATTTATATTCACAATTAGCAATTACATTTTTCCCAATATTTTTAGGATTATACTTTATTACATCTATAGTATTTCTTGTAAAAATTGCTTCTTTAACATCAATTATTACAATTAACTTTTTTGAATTATTCACGCTATATGCTTATGTGATTCCTCAAATTATATTTTATACAATGCCTATTTCTTTTTTTATTTCCCTTGTAATAACACTTTCAAAACTTGCAAGTGAATATGAACTTACAGTTATTACGTCTTTTGGTTTAAATCCTGTAAAAATACTAAAGATATTTTTACCTTTAACTCTTGTTTTATCTACTGCACTTTTAGTTATTTCAGTTGGTTTAATTCCTAAAACAAAGTTTTTAACAAAGCAATTTATAGATGCAAAAACAAAGGAAGCAAATTTTAATATAAAAGCATCTGAGTTTGGGCAGAAATTTGGTGATTGGTTAATTTATATCAAAAATAAAGAAGATAAAGTATACAACGAGATAAAACTCTTTAAAACTGAAAATGGAAAAGAACAATTTATTCTAAGTAAAACAGCAATTTTAGACAATGATAAAGGAAATCTAAGCTTTAGGCTAAATGATGGTAAAGCTTTTTTTGTAGATGGTTCAGAAGTTAATCAAATAGATTTTAAATCTATGCATATAAATGATTCAATTACTGGAAGTAAATTAGGTATTTTTACTACAACTTATGAATATTGGAAGAGTAATATAGCCAAAGGAAAAGATATTGATGATTTAAGTTTTTTCGTTTTAACTTCGCTATTTCCTGTTTTATCACTTTTTCTTGTTATAACTTTTGGATATTTTAATCCAAGATATGAAAAAAATCGTGCAGTTACTTACTCTTTAATTTCTATAGTTTTATATTATGTACTAATCAAAGCTATTGGGGATTCATTACTTTTACATGCCTTATATTTGATTCCTGCAATATGGTTAGTAGCAACTTATCTTCTTTATACAAAAACTGTTAAAAAAGAATACTAA
- a CDS encoding prepilin peptidase has translation MILIVEIDDLELFSFIFGLVIGSFLNVLILRLPLNKSVVTPRSSCPSCNHTISWYYNIPIFSFLYLKAKCAYCKEKISWQYFIVELLSGILTLALFLKLGLSMQFLYMSLLVYVCITLSFIDFKYKAVPDYLLLIVFILSFLATSTPLFEAFKNAFLFSGAFVLLNFIITFYIQNIKARILKDENLKTAEALGEGDIPIIAAIAVILGIKAAMIAVFLAAIFAIIPSIYSNIVKKDIQTPFIPYLILGMLSVYFFDLENILKVLF, from the coding sequence GTGATTTTAATAGTAGAGATAGACGATTTGGAGCTGTTTAGTTTTATATTTGGGCTTGTTATAGGATCTTTTTTAAATGTTCTTATATTAAGACTTCCTTTAAATAAATCTGTTGTAACTCCTAGAAGTTCTTGTCCTAGCTGTAATCATACAATTTCTTGGTATTATAATATTCCTATTTTTTCTTTTCTTTATCTAAAAGCAAAATGTGCATATTGTAAAGAAAAAATCTCATGGCAATATTTTATTGTTGAATTACTTTCTGGAATACTTACATTAGCTTTATTTTTAAAACTTGGTCTTTCAATGCAGTTTTTGTATATGAGTTTACTGGTTTACGTTTGTATTACTTTGTCTTTTATAGATTTTAAATATAAAGCAGTTCCAGATTATTTACTTTTAATAGTATTTATTCTTTCTTTTCTTGCTACTTCAACTCCTCTTTTTGAAGCATTTAAAAATGCTTTTTTATTTTCTGGAGCTTTTGTTTTATTGAATTTTATAATCACTTTTTATATACAAAATATAAAAGCAAGAATTTTAAAAGATGAGAATTTAAAAACTGCTGAAGCATTAGGTGAGGGCGATATTCCAATTATTGCAGCAATTGCAGTTATTTTAGGAATAAAAGCTGCAATGATAGCTGTATTTTTAGCAGCAATTTTTGCTATAATACCATCAATTTATTCTAACATCGTAAAAAAAGATATTCAAACTCCTTTTATTCCTTATTTAATTTTAGGAATGTTAAGTGTATATTTCTTTGATTTAGAAAATATTTTAAAGGTACTTTTTTGA